One genomic segment of Alphaproteobacteria bacterium includes these proteins:
- a CDS encoding helix-turn-helix transcriptional regulator, translating to MNITRTTLFEAETLQIGLIDTRPTSDAVSGIEWQSRNVVVLPYAGVFSKLDAPDREAIGTPSHAVFVAAETPYRLGFPGGIGDRALVLRFGEALAPDRLADRPASSGLLPAAAMMRRNLLLRRLKNGEADAFEIETAGLELLDLALGALEPRVAPARHATQISRLRAIERVKEAVAVAPARKWSVNGLAQIAHLSPFHLCHVFRAMVGTSLHDYVQHERLAWALDALLDGGDDLTSIALDAGFSSHSHFTQRFRRFFGCTPTSLRRGEVRTIMTARRERRALA from the coding sequence GTGAACATCACCCGCACCACCCTGTTCGAGGCCGAGACGCTGCAGATCGGCCTGATCGACACGCGTCCGACATCAGATGCGGTGAGCGGCATCGAATGGCAGAGCCGCAACGTCGTGGTGCTGCCCTATGCCGGCGTCTTCTCCAAGCTCGATGCGCCGGACCGCGAGGCGATCGGCACGCCGAGCCATGCCGTCTTCGTCGCCGCCGAGACGCCCTATCGGCTGGGCTTTCCCGGCGGCATCGGCGACCGCGCGCTGGTGTTGCGCTTCGGCGAGGCGCTGGCACCCGACCGCCTCGCCGATCGCCCGGCCTCGAGCGGGCTGCTGCCGGCCGCGGCGATGATGCGTCGCAACCTGCTGCTGCGGCGGCTCAAGAACGGCGAGGCCGACGCCTTCGAGATCGAGACCGCGGGGCTCGAGCTGCTCGACCTCGCGCTCGGTGCGCTGGAGCCCCGAGTAGCACCAGCGCGCCACGCCACCCAGATCAGCCGCCTGCGCGCGATCGAGCGCGTCAAGGAGGCGGTGGCGGTGGCGCCGGCACGAAAATGGAGCGTCAACGGCCTGGCTCAGATCGCGCACCTCTCGCCGTTCCATCTCTGCCACGTCTTTCGCGCCATGGTCGGCACCTCGCTGCACGACTATGTGCAGCACGAGCGCCTGGCCTGGGCGCTCGATGCGCTTCTCGACGGCGGCGACGATCTGACCAGCATCGCGCTCGACGCCGGCTTCTCGAGCCACAGCCATTTCACCCAGCGCTTCCGCCGCTTCTTCGGCTGCACGCCGACTTCGCTGCGGCGTGGGGAAGTCCGCACGATCATGACAGCGCGACGGGAGCGTCGTGCCCTAGCCTGA
- a CDS encoding DUF3237 domain-containing protein — MVRVPALDFRLRIAVRFDAPRVIAEGPLGARRLLHAAHGTFEGPSLNGSVLPGGGDWVLTRRDGAAELDIRFALLTTSDELIYLRANGLFVAADAVAARIRGGEDVSPDAYYFRTAILFETGAARLADLNRTLHIGVGQRTATGMVTDVFALSHSHPVIPSAARDPGPAVDPSQRLG; from the coding sequence TTGGTCCGCGTTCCCGCCCTCGATTTCAGGCTGCGCATCGCCGTGCGCTTCGATGCGCCGCGCGTCATCGCCGAGGGCCCTCTCGGCGCGCGGCGCCTGCTGCATGCCGCGCATGGCACCTTCGAAGGCCCGTCGCTCAACGGCAGCGTGCTGCCGGGCGGTGGCGACTGGGTGCTGACCCGCCGCGACGGCGCCGCCGAGCTCGACATCCGATTCGCGCTGCTCACCACGTCGGACGAGCTGATCTACCTGCGCGCCAACGGCCTGTTCGTCGCCGCCGACGCCGTCGCCGCGCGCATCCGCGGCGGCGAGGACGTGTCGCCCGACGCCTACTACTTCCGCACCGCCATCCTCTTCGAGACCGGCGCGGCACGCCTCGCCGATCTCAACCGCACCCTGCACATCGGCGTCGGCCAGCGCACCGCCACCGGCATGGTCACAGACGTCTTCGCGCTCAGTCACAGCCACCCTGTCATCCCGAGCGCGGCGAGGGATCCAGGCCCAGCCGTGGATCCCTCGCAGCGCTTGGGATGA
- a CDS encoding alpha/beta hydrolase — MDIASFHAGRKFAEVRSGRIAYIERGQGPVTLFVHGVPLNGYHWRHVIARVQERRRCVAIDLMGLGYSEIAPTQAVDFTAQARMLAEVLDALGVETVDLVSNDSGGAIAQIFAAHHPHRLTSLTLSNCDVHDGWPPHQVLPIMELARQNALAPIFQSFLDDPAGARARYLAGQSAPLFRSYHDPHQLTDEAIRCYLQPLLSTPQRLDAFNRYWLGFDCKHTVAVHRQLKRLQVPTLIIWGLKDIFFDRTWAYWLKDTIPGARRVVEVPEGRLFLPEDLPDAFTQPMLQFWEEL, encoded by the coding sequence ATGGACATCGCAAGCTTCCACGCCGGCCGCAAATTCGCCGAAGTGAGATCGGGCCGCATCGCCTATATCGAGCGCGGCCAGGGGCCGGTGACGCTGTTCGTGCATGGCGTACCACTCAACGGCTATCACTGGCGCCACGTCATCGCGCGCGTGCAGGAACGTCGCCGCTGCGTCGCCATCGACCTGATGGGCCTGGGCTACAGCGAGATCGCGCCGACGCAGGCGGTCGACTTCACCGCTCAGGCGCGGATGCTGGCGGAGGTGCTCGACGCGCTGGGCGTCGAGACGGTCGACCTAGTGAGCAACGACAGCGGCGGCGCCATCGCGCAGATCTTCGCCGCGCATCATCCGCATCGCCTGACCTCGCTGACGCTCAGCAATTGCGACGTGCACGACGGCTGGCCGCCGCACCAGGTGCTGCCGATCATGGAGCTGGCGCGCCAGAACGCGCTGGCGCCGATCTTCCAGTCCTTCCTCGACGATCCCGCAGGCGCCCGCGCGCGTTACCTCGCGGGCCAGTCGGCGCCGCTGTTTCGCAGCTACCACGATCCGCACCAGCTCACCGACGAGGCGATCCGCTGCTATCTGCAGCCGCTGCTGTCGACGCCGCAGCGCCTGGACGCCTTCAACCGCTACTGGCTGGGCTTCGACTGCAAGCACACGGTCGCGGTGCACCGGCAGCTCAAGCGGCTGCAGGTACCGACTCTGATCATTTGGGGCCTGAAGGACATCTTCTTCGACAGGACATGGGCCTACTGGCTGAAGGACACCATTCCCGGCGCGCGCCGCGTCGTCGAGGTGCCGGAGGGCCGTCTGTTCCTCCCCGAGGACCTGCCGGATGCGTTCACCCAGCCGATGCTGCAGTTCTGGGAGGAGCTCTGA
- a CDS encoding LLM class flavin-dependent oxidoreductase → MKVFVFDLLAYDENLDHIKTGAELPYPLSRRHFKADVAVKTYAEHLQAWEEMDRLGYDGVGFNEHHCSPYGLMNSPNLMAAAAAQRTTRLKLLIYGNLLPLHEPLRLAEELAMLDCMSNGRLISGFARGIPREYQVHNVPLSESRERFEEAFDIVTRAWSEDVFTYEGKYWSYRDVAIWPRPIQRPRPPIMIPIVGSKESIEFAAKHDIGITPGLAGGGLRDDIIRHYARSLAASGHRISPNHLSLALNAYVADSKAQAVREVGPYHLYFNRTLFSHGSFTETAAQREAGYVSQTSTDYVRPENQRAAALLREDFRGLTQEAFARQAENLPYGTPKEVAERIIAAADTAGANMVQIGLNRGAMPHEMFIEQIRRFARDVLPILQAHEVARVPAAEQLTA, encoded by the coding sequence ATGAAAGTCTTCGTATTCGACCTGCTCGCCTATGACGAGAACCTCGACCACATCAAGACCGGCGCCGAGCTGCCCTATCCGCTGAGCCGGCGGCACTTCAAGGCCGATGTCGCGGTCAAGACCTACGCCGAGCATCTGCAGGCGTGGGAGGAGATGGACCGGCTGGGCTATGACGGTGTCGGCTTTAACGAGCATCATTGCTCGCCCTACGGGCTGATGAACTCGCCCAACCTGATGGCGGCCGCCGCGGCGCAGCGCACCACCAGGCTCAAGCTCCTGATCTACGGCAACCTGCTGCCGCTGCACGAGCCGCTGCGGCTGGCGGAGGAGCTGGCGATGCTGGACTGCATGTCCAACGGCCGCCTGATCTCGGGCTTCGCGCGCGGCATCCCCCGCGAGTACCAGGTGCACAACGTGCCTCTCAGTGAGTCGCGCGAGCGCTTCGAGGAGGCCTTCGACATCGTCACCCGCGCCTGGAGCGAGGACGTCTTCACCTACGAGGGCAAGTACTGGTCTTACAGGGACGTGGCGATCTGGCCGCGGCCGATCCAGCGGCCGAGACCGCCGATCATGATTCCGATCGTCGGCAGCAAGGAATCGATCGAGTTCGCGGCGAAGCACGACATCGGCATCACGCCCGGCCTGGCCGGCGGGGGCTTGCGCGACGACATCATCCGGCACTACGCCAGGAGCCTCGCCGCGTCAGGCCATCGCATCTCGCCCAACCATCTGTCGCTGGCGCTCAACGCCTATGTCGCGGACTCCAAGGCGCAGGCGGTGAGGGAGGTCGGGCCCTACCACCTCTATTTCAACCGCACGCTGTTCAGCCACGGCAGCTTCACCGAGACGGCGGCGCAGCGCGAGGCCGGCTATGTCAGCCAGACCTCGACCGACTACGTGCGGCCCGAGAACCAGCGCGCCGCAGCCCTGCTGCGCGAGGATTTCCGTGGGCTCACGCAGGAAGCCTTCGCGCGCCAGGCCGAGAACCTGCCCTACGGCACGCCGAAGGAAGTCGCCGAACGCATCATCGCCGCCGCCGACACTGCCGGCGCCAACATGGTGCAGATCGGGCTCAACCGCGGCGCCATGCCCCACGAGATGTTCATCGAGCAGATCCGCCGCTTCGCGCGCGACGTGCTGCCGATCCTGCAGGCGCACGAGGTCGCGCGCGTGCCGGCGGCGGAACAGTTGACGGCCTGA
- a CDS encoding tetratricopeptide repeat protein, which translates to MPKLFAAALALLGAPLAALAQAGDDDWRSCAGREAADVVIAACSAVIGRGDVSKQRLVEAHHKRAHAHAAKGDHARAIEDYDAALRLKPGDPLSLTWRGDAHATAGRVERAIEDYGTAIAIDANFSPAWNGRCNAQARLDRLEQAMVDCNEMVARSPHIAFGYNSRARVHLLAGRLDAAITDFDTALRFLPRLAAALHGRGIARQRKGDATGAAADFAAARAIKADVAEELATYGLR; encoded by the coding sequence ATGCCGAAGCTCTTCGCCGCCGCGCTGGCGCTGCTGGGCGCGCCGCTGGCCGCACTGGCGCAGGCCGGCGACGACGACTGGCGAAGCTGCGCCGGCCGCGAGGCCGCTGATGTCGTCATCGCCGCCTGCTCGGCGGTCATCGGCCGAGGCGACGTGAGCAAGCAGAGGCTGGTCGAAGCGCATCACAAGCGCGCCCATGCCCATGCCGCAAAGGGCGATCATGCGCGCGCGATCGAGGACTACGACGCCGCGCTGCGGCTGAAGCCGGGCGATCCTTTGTCACTGACCTGGCGCGGCGATGCCCATGCCACAGCCGGACGAGTCGAGCGCGCAATCGAGGATTACGGCACCGCGATCGCCATCGACGCCAATTTCTCGCCGGCCTGGAACGGCCGCTGCAACGCGCAGGCGCGGCTGGACCGTCTCGAGCAGGCGATGGTCGACTGCAACGAGATGGTGGCGCGCAGCCCGCACATCGCCTTCGGCTACAACAGCCGCGCCCGCGTGCATCTGCTGGCCGGCCGCCTCGACGCGGCGATCACCGATTTCGACACCGCGCTGCGCTTCCTGCCGCGCCTCGCCGCCGCGCTGCATGGCCGCGGCATTGCCCGGCAGCGCAAGGGCGACGCCACCGGTGCCGCCGCCGACTTCGCCGCCGCACGCGCGATCAAGGCGGACGTCGCTGAGGAGCTGGCGACATACGGGCTGCGCTGA
- a CDS encoding isopenicillin N synthase family oxygenase gives MTDCTALPVIDFAGADEDSLARQLDAAFCDIGFCYFRGIGVDPLLVDGVFEASRRFHAQPRADKDAIAMNRFHRGYMAPRTSVIQTSTVARVTRPNDSESFMLMHEVAPDDPRYGRPLDGPNLWPDLPGFREPVEAYERAMHAFCLLLLRPLALALGLPRDWFAPHFVQPTTFLRLLHYPPHAADAPDDAYGSAPHTDYGFITILCQDAQGGLEVRRRDGTWLAASPIPGTWVVNVADMLARWTNGRWLSTPHRVKNLSGGDRYSCPYFFDMAMDSVVEVLPTCAARQTPPAPVRYGDYLIERLDKNYAYRQQPQPAG, from the coding sequence ATGACCGACTGCACCGCGCTGCCCGTTATCGACTTCGCCGGTGCCGACGAGGACAGCCTGGCGCGCCAGCTCGACGCCGCCTTCTGCGACATCGGCTTCTGCTATTTCCGCGGCATCGGCGTCGATCCGTTGCTGGTCGATGGCGTCTTCGAAGCGTCGAGGCGCTTCCACGCCCAGCCGCGCGCCGACAAGGACGCCATCGCCATGAACCGCTTCCATCGCGGCTACATGGCGCCCAGGACATCGGTGATCCAGACCTCGACCGTGGCCAGGGTGACGCGGCCCAACGATTCCGAATCGTTCATGCTGATGCACGAGGTGGCGCCGGACGATCCGCGGTATGGCCGGCCGCTCGACGGGCCCAATCTGTGGCCCGACCTGCCGGGTTTCCGCGAGCCGGTCGAGGCCTATGAGCGCGCCATGCATGCATTCTGCCTGCTGCTGCTGCGACCGCTCGCCCTGGCGCTGGGCCTGCCGCGCGACTGGTTCGCGCCGCATTTCGTTCAGCCCACGACCTTCCTGCGTCTGCTGCACTATCCGCCCCATGCCGCGGATGCGCCCGACGACGCCTATGGCTCGGCGCCGCACACCGACTACGGCTTCATCACCATCCTCTGCCAGGACGCGCAGGGCGGGCTGGAGGTACGCCGGCGCGATGGCACCTGGCTTGCGGCCAGCCCGATCCCCGGAACCTGGGTCGTCAACGTCGCCGACATGCTGGCGCGCTGGACCAACGGCCGCTGGCTGTCGACGCCGCATCGCGTGAAGAACCTCTCCGGCGGCGACCGCTATTCCTGCCCGTACTTCTTCGACATGGCGATGGACAGCGTCGTCGAGGTGTTGCCGACCTGCGCCGCGCGGCAGACACCACCGGCGCCGGTGCGCTACGGCGACTACCTGATCGAACGCCTCGACAAGAACTACGCCTATCGCCAGCAGCCGCAGCCGGCCGGGTGA
- a CDS encoding amidohydrolase: MALINFCTCAMMPETGSGSGAATKPRRREVVVNGRRVRTIDVHAHCCVPKAMAVINHPLEAPGLLMDDTGTRIAAMDAQGIDVEVLSINPFWYRAGRDEAAELIRIQNETLVEFCAANPDRFHAFATAALQYPDLAAEQVEHAVKTLGFRGVGVAGSVAGEELANPRFHPFWKKCEELGVLVFMHPLGTRELEPSGRLAGSGLLTNTIGNPLETTIALSHLIFEGTLDRFPGLKICAAHGGGFLPSYANRSDAVIRTFPNRVGKLPKKPPTAYLKDGQLFFDTIVFTPEALRHLIAETGPGQIMIGTDYPFPWTSTEIDLVLSTPDLNDEQRVAILGGTAARLLGIA, translated from the coding sequence ATGGCCCTGATCAATTTCTGCACCTGCGCGATGATGCCGGAGACCGGCTCCGGTTCGGGTGCGGCGACGAAGCCCAGGCGGCGCGAGGTCGTGGTCAACGGCAGGCGGGTCAGGACCATCGACGTGCACGCCCATTGCTGCGTGCCCAAGGCGATGGCGGTGATCAATCATCCCCTCGAAGCGCCCGGCCTGCTGATGGACGACACCGGCACGCGCATCGCGGCGATGGACGCGCAGGGCATCGATGTCGAGGTGCTGAGCATCAACCCGTTCTGGTACCGCGCCGGCAGGGACGAGGCGGCCGAGCTGATCCGCATCCAGAACGAGACCCTGGTCGAGTTCTGCGCCGCCAACCCCGACCGCTTCCATGCCTTCGCCACGGCGGCTCTGCAGTACCCGGATCTCGCCGCCGAGCAGGTCGAGCACGCGGTCAAGACGCTGGGCTTTCGCGGCGTCGGCGTGGCCGGCAGCGTCGCCGGGGAGGAGCTGGCCAATCCGCGCTTCCATCCGTTCTGGAAGAAGTGCGAGGAGCTCGGCGTGCTGGTCTTCATGCATCCGCTGGGCACGCGCGAGCTGGAGCCCAGCGGCCGTCTTGCCGGCAGTGGGCTGCTCACCAACACCATCGGCAATCCGCTGGAAACCACGATCGCGCTGTCGCACCTGATCTTCGAGGGCACGCTCGATCGCTTTCCCGGCCTGAAGATCTGCGCCGCGCACGGCGGCGGCTTCCTGCCGTCCTACGCCAACCGCTCCGACGCAGTGATCCGCACCTTCCCCAACCGCGTCGGGAAGCTGCCGAAGAAGCCGCCGACGGCCTACCTCAAGGACGGCCAGCTGTTCTTCGACACGATCGTCTTCACGCCGGAGGCGCTGCGCCATCTGATCGCCGAGACCGGGCCCGGGCAGATCATGATCGGCACCGACTATCCCTTCCCGTGGACCAGTACCGAGATCGATCTCGTGCTTTCGACGCCCGATCTGAACGACGAGCAACGCGTCGCCATCCTCGGCGGCACGGCGGCCAGGCTGCTGGGCATCGCCTGA
- a CDS encoding AMP-binding protein: MSQAAFLAARDFLLEHRTDYDAARRGFRWPRLDRFNWALDHFDAMARSNEQPALWIVDEAGSETKLSFAELSQRSNRVANFLRSRGVKRGDRVLLMLGNIAPLWECMLAAMKLGAVIIPATTLLTHNDLADRFARGRVRHVITSAENTAKFDALPGEYSRIVVGGAAAGWESYDAADNASAEFTPDGETKATDPLLLYFTSGTTSKPKLVLHSHQSYPVGHLSTMYWLGLRPGDIHLNISSPGWAKHAWSCFFAPWNAGATVFLFNQPRFAARPLLDTMVRCKVTTFCAPPTVWRVLVQEDLAAWKTSLTELIGAGEPLNPEVIERVQQAWGLTIRDGYGQTETSAQIGNSPGQRVKPGSMGRPLPGYTIRLCDPDGNEQQEAEISLPLSGRPLGLMQGYQTDDGRIAGLDGEVYRTGDVAVRDEDGYLTYVGRADDVFKSSDYRISPFELESVMIEHPAVVEAAIVPSPDPRRLAVPKAVIVLAAGHQPDRDTALALFRHARANLSPFKRIRRIEFADLPKTISGKIRRVELRTTEAGRVAARQRGAHEFWEEDFPDLA; this comes from the coding sequence ATGTCGCAGGCGGCCTTTCTCGCAGCGCGGGACTTTCTGCTCGAGCACCGGACGGACTACGACGCGGCCCGTCGCGGTTTCCGCTGGCCGCGTCTCGACCGCTTCAATTGGGCGCTCGATCATTTCGACGCGATGGCGCGCAGCAATGAGCAGCCGGCGCTGTGGATCGTCGACGAGGCCGGCTCGGAGACGAAGCTGTCCTTCGCCGAGCTGTCGCAACGCTCCAACCGCGTTGCGAACTTCCTGCGCTCAAGGGGCGTCAAGCGCGGCGATCGCGTCCTGCTGATGCTGGGCAACATCGCGCCGCTGTGGGAGTGCATGCTGGCGGCGATGAAGCTGGGCGCCGTGATCATTCCCGCCACTACGCTGCTGACCCACAACGATCTCGCCGACCGCTTCGCGCGCGGCCGCGTGCGCCATGTCATCACCAGCGCCGAGAACACGGCCAAGTTCGACGCGCTGCCTGGCGAATACTCGCGCATCGTCGTTGGCGGCGCGGCCGCAGGTTGGGAGTCGTATGACGCGGCGGACAACGCGTCCGCGGAGTTCACGCCCGATGGCGAGACCAAGGCCACCGATCCGCTGTTGCTCTATTTCACCTCAGGCACGACCAGCAAGCCCAAGCTGGTGCTGCACAGCCACCAGAGCTATCCGGTCGGCCATCTCTCGACCATGTACTGGCTCGGCCTGCGTCCGGGCGATATCCATCTCAACATCTCCTCGCCGGGTTGGGCCAAGCACGCCTGGAGCTGCTTCTTCGCACCGTGGAACGCCGGCGCCACGGTGTTCCTGTTCAACCAGCCGCGCTTCGCCGCCAGGCCACTGCTCGACACGATGGTGCGCTGCAAGGTCACCACCTTCTGCGCGCCGCCCACGGTGTGGCGCGTGCTGGTACAGGAAGACCTCGCGGCGTGGAAGACCAGCCTCACCGAACTGATCGGCGCCGGCGAGCCGCTGAACCCCGAAGTCATCGAGCGCGTGCAGCAGGCCTGGGGTCTGACCATCCGCGACGGCTACGGCCAGACCGAGACCTCGGCGCAGATCGGCAACAGCCCGGGCCAGCGCGTGAAGCCCGGCTCGATGGGCCGCCCGCTCCCCGGCTACACCATCAGGCTGTGCGATCCCGATGGCAACGAGCAGCAGGAAGCCGAGATCAGCCTGCCGCTCAGCGGTCGGCCGCTGGGCCTGATGCAGGGCTACCAGACCGACGATGGCCGCATCGCCGGCCTCGACGGCGAGGTCTATCGCACCGGCGACGTCGCGGTGCGCGACGAAGACGGCTACCTCACCTATGTCGGACGCGCCGACGACGTCTTCAAATCCTCGGACTACCGCATCAGCCCGTTCGAGCTCGAGAGCGTGATGATCGAGCATCCCGCCGTGGTCGAGGCGGCGATCGTGCCCTCGCCCGACCCGCGCCGGCTGGCAGTGCCCAAGGCCGTCATCGTGCTCGCCGCCGGCCACCAGCCGGACCGCGACACGGCGCTCGCCCTCTTCCGCCACGCCCGCGCCAACCTCTCGCCGTTCAAGCGCATCCGGCGCATCGAGTTCGCCGATCTGCCGAAGACCATCTCGGGCAAGATCCGCCGCGTCGAGCTGCGCACCACCGAAGCCGGGCGCGTCGCGGCCAGGCAACGCGGCGCGCACGAGTTCTGGGAAGAGGATTTCCCTGATCTCGCTTGA
- a CDS encoding DNA-binding protein has protein sequence MQTQLLHEDEGQRTFALIFETGDELLKNVQDFARRESVTAAQFSAIGAFSDVVLAYFDWKTKQYQRRKVAEQVEVASLTGDVALGPDGKPAIHIHAVLGRHDLSALAGHLVEAHVRPTLELVVTEQPAHLCKRHDPESGLTLIRVPPAERR, from the coding sequence ATGCAAACACAGCTGCTCCACGAGGACGAGGGCCAGAGGACCTTCGCGCTGATCTTCGAGACCGGCGACGAGCTCTTGAAGAACGTGCAGGATTTCGCGCGGCGCGAATCCGTGACGGCGGCGCAGTTCTCGGCGATCGGCGCCTTCAGCGACGTCGTGCTGGCCTATTTCGACTGGAAAACGAAGCAGTACCAGCGCCGCAAGGTGGCCGAGCAGGTCGAGGTCGCCTCGCTCACCGGCGATGTCGCGCTTGGCCCCGACGGCAAGCCGGCAATCCACATCCACGCCGTGCTCGGCCGGCACGACCTCAGTGCGCTCGCCGGCCATCTCGTCGAGGCGCATGTGCGGCCCACGCTCGAGCTGGTGGTGACCGAGCAGCCGGCGCATCTGTGCAAGCGCCACGATCCCGAAAGCGGCCTGACGCTGATCCGCGTGCCGCCGGCGGAGCGCCGCTGA
- a CDS encoding MFS transporter — MTAALRRQGLLIVATLATAYVASHFFRAANVTIGLDLMRDLRIGPEALGALTGAFFFGFSAMQIPAGFLFDRYGPRRTISALLMLAVLGAAIFTAATSWPVLLTGRTLMGAGFGCMLIGSMIVIARWFPPDWFSTLSGMVLSIGLIGNLIATTPLAWGTEQIGWRGVFGVMVGFSALALIAVWLVVRDAPPGHPFLARRTESGVEMLRGLLEVLRSRNLPFILVLNFCNYACTFTVQGLWGGPFLREVHGYSIIESGNVLLIAVIAYQLGMMTFSPLDRVFDTRKWIAISGTLVIAAILAVFALLQGPPAWLIAGGIIAMGFVSASSTMVMTHGRALFPDRLIGRGMATMNTCVMLGVACMQTLSGVILGGFAPLADGTRSELAYRSLFGFMAVVLIFAVAVYGRAPDIRPSDELKARGAR; from the coding sequence ATGACGGCCGCCCTGCGGCGTCAAGGCCTGCTGATCGTCGCGACGCTTGCGACCGCCTACGTGGCCAGCCACTTCTTCCGCGCTGCCAACGTCACCATCGGGCTCGACCTGATGCGCGATCTGCGGATCGGGCCGGAGGCGCTGGGTGCGCTGACCGGCGCGTTCTTCTTCGGCTTCTCGGCGATGCAGATCCCGGCCGGCTTCCTGTTCGACCGCTACGGCCCGCGGCGCACGATCAGCGCGCTCCTGATGCTCGCGGTGCTCGGCGCCGCGATCTTCACGGCGGCGACAAGCTGGCCGGTGCTGCTGACCGGTCGCACGCTGATGGGCGCCGGCTTCGGCTGCATGCTGATCGGCAGCATGATCGTCATCGCACGCTGGTTTCCGCCCGACTGGTTCTCGACCCTGTCAGGCATGGTGCTGTCGATCGGCCTGATCGGCAATCTGATCGCCACCACGCCGCTGGCCTGGGGCACCGAGCAGATCGGCTGGCGCGGCGTGTTCGGCGTCATGGTGGGCTTCAGCGCGCTGGCGCTGATCGCGGTCTGGCTGGTGGTGCGCGACGCGCCGCCGGGCCATCCCTTCCTCGCGCGCAGGACGGAGTCCGGCGTCGAGATGCTGCGCGGCCTGCTGGAGGTGCTGCGCAGCCGCAACCTGCCCTTCATCCTGGTGCTGAACTTCTGCAACTACGCCTGCACCTTCACCGTCCAGGGCCTGTGGGGCGGGCCGTTCCTGCGCGAGGTGCACGGCTATTCGATCATCGAGTCCGGCAACGTGCTGCTGATCGCGGTGATCGCCTACCAGCTCGGCATGATGACCTTCTCGCCGCTCGACCGCGTCTTCGACACGCGCAAATGGATCGCCATATCGGGCACGCTGGTGATCGCCGCCATCCTTGCCGTGTTCGCGCTGTTGCAGGGCCCGCCCGCCTGGCTGATCGCCGGCGGCATCATCGCCATGGGCTTCGTCAGCGCGTCCAGCACCATGGTGATGACGCATGGCCGCGCCCTCTTCCCCGACCGCCTGATCGGCCGCGGCATGGCGACCATGAACACCTGCGTCATGCTGGGCGTCGCCTGCATGCAGACGCTGTCGGGGGTCATCCTCGGCGGCTTTGCGCCGCTGGCCGACGGCACGCGTAGCGAGCTCGCCTACCGCAGCCTGTTCGGCTTCATGGCGGTGGTGCTGATCTTCGCCGTCGCTGTCTACGGCCGCGCGCCCGACATCCGCCCGAGCGACGAGCTGAAGGCGCGAGGGGCGCGGTAA